Within the Opitutaceae bacterium TAV5 genome, the region CTCCCGCAGCACCCTTCAACCCGCCGCCGGTGACGGCACGAAGGTCTTTCCCCCAACCTATGATAAAGCCGCTTACGCCACGGAAGAGCGCCGCGTCCGGCAACCCGACGGCACCATCAAGACCATCCCCTGCGTCCTCCTAGATTCCGTGCAGGCCCAAGCCAACCGATTGGAAGACGCCCTCCAAGCAGCCATTGACGCAGGCCGCTTCTCGTCCTCGCCCATTCCCGTGGTTCAGGTCGATTTTCCCAACGAAAACCTCCTCAACGCCGTCGGAAAAATCACCAGCCTCCAAGCCCCCCACCGCATCGCCGATGCCATCCTCCGTGACAGCCTGCTGGACGATAAACCATTTCGTAAATCCGAGACCGGCGAAAAGCTCGATCATGTAAGCCTGCAAAACGCGACCGCGCTCTACGAACTTTGCCCGACCGCACTGGTGTTCGGTATTTGGGATTCCACCGGACCGAAAGGCGGACTCGGAGCAAAATTCCAGCGCGCCTTCGTCTCCGAGGTTGTCGGCATTAATGTGATTAAAGGAGCCAAGACGAGCAGCCGTATTGATCCACTCGGAATTCAAAAACAGGCCGGTCCCGTATTCCGGACACCAGAACACTCCATCACCTTGGATGCGACACAGGCACTCCAATCCAGTGGCAAACCCATCCTTTTTGGGAAAAGAAAAGGGAAGGACGTTACCTACAATCTGAAGGACGCAACCTTTCCCGACGAAGGGAGGCCATCGGCTGCCAATCATGGAAACATCGTCCCATCCGTCTCCGAAGGCGGCGTCACCCTCGACTACGCCGAGCAGACCGCCGTCCTTTCCCTCCCCGCGCTTCGCCGCCTGCATTTCCCGCTGGCCAACGGCACGCGCAGCCAAGAAATCGACGCAGCCGGCCAGACCGTCCTTGCCGCACTTGCTCTCACCGCCGCCGCACTCGCGTCCGAAACAGGTTTTGACCTGCGCTCGCGCTGCCTGCTCTGGCCCACCGGTTCCCTGACCTGGGAACTCCTCGACAAACCCGGTGCCGCCCCGACGCCGCTCACCATTGACGCCGACAACGCCATCAAGGTGCTGGCTGAGGCGGTCACCGCCGCCGAAGCGCTCGGACTCAAGTGGCGCAAGGAGCCGCTCAAACTCACGCCCTCCCCGCAGCTCATCACCCTCCTGCGTCGCAGCCAGGAACTCGCCGCTACCGGAGCCGCCGAAACCGAGGAGTGATCCATGCTCGCTCTCGGCATTCACTACCTCACTGGCTACGCCACGGCGACGAGCGTCGGAAGCCGCGACGAGGCCGAGTGGCCGCCTCATCCGGGACGGGTTTTCATGGCGCTTGTCGCCGCCCTCTACGAGACCAAGCCGCATCCCGGCGACACCGATTCCGCGTCCCTGTGGCAGGAAGAACACACCGCCTTGGAATGGCTCGAAGCGCTTGAGGCGCCATCGCTCAAAGTCAGCGAACACTTCGACAAACGCGCCGTCGTCACCAGCTACGTTCCGGTAAACGACAAACTCTCGCTCCCCGCGAACAAGCAGCCCCGGACCTTCCCCAAGGTCCGCCCGCATGATCCGAATGTGTTCCTAGTCTGGCCGGACGCGACGCCCTCCAATTCGCACAAAAACGCACTCCAGCGTCTTTGCGGCAAAGTCACTCGCATCGGGCATTCGTCGTCGCTTGTTCAGATGTGGCGAGTGCCGGAAGGTGAAGAGCCGGCCCCGGACCTCCATCCGGTCGCCACTCCGTCGCGCGGCTCCAAAGCCGTCCACCTGCGCATCCCCACGGCCGGCTGCCTCCGCGAACTGCAACAACAGTTCAACGGCGACGCCATCGACCGTTTCTTCGATCTTTCCGTCCGTATTTCGTCGTCCAGGGGCAAGGCGAAAAGAGAAGCCGAGGCGACATTCGCCGCCGAGTTCGGCACCAAGTGGACCCGCTCTCTCCCGCCGCCCACGCGCCTGCGTCCGATGCTCACGATCACCCGTCCCTATGTGCGGTCGCGTCCCGCCGCGGCCGTGATCAGCCACGGCTGCTTCGATTCCGATCTGCTGATTCTCGCCAAACAAGACGGTCCCAATCTGGGGCTCGAATCCACCGCGGCACTGACCGACGCCCTCCGCGGTGCACTGCTCAAAAGCTGCGGAGAGGACGCGCCCGAATGGCTAACCGGCCATCGCGCCAGAGGAGTCCCCTCCGAGCGCACGCACGCCGCGCTGCTCGCGCTGGCATTCGCCGGTTTCCCGCATGCCGACGGACATTTACTCGGCCTCGCTATCGCCTTCCCCCGCGACCTGCCCGCGCGCGAACGAGGCCGCGTCCTGCGCCCGTTTCTTTACGATCAGGACGGCCTGCCCGCCGAAATTCGCCTCACCCTTGGCAAGCTCGGCGTCTGGACCCTGCGCCAAGAAGAGCGAACCGTGCCACCGCTAACGCTGCGCCCGGAGACCTGGTGCCAGACCGCAGAACCCACGGACACATGGGCCAGCGTGACCCCTGTCGTGCTCAACCGCCATCCCAAGCTCGACCCCTACCCCGACCGCGCCGCCTGGTTTGCCGAGATCTCCGACATCATCGCCACCAGCTGCGAACATTCGGGCCTTCCTCGTCCTGTCGAAATCGACCTAGACAAAACCTCCTGGCACGAAGGCGCCCCTCGCGCTCGGCCCGGCGCCGGCGGCTTCCCTTTGTTGCTTGGTAAACCAAGCGCCCCGGCACGCCAGCAGATCCACGTCTGGCTGCGCTTCGCCAATCCCGTCCAAGGCCCGGCAAGAGCCGGGGAAAGTACTGAAAAGGGTCGGACGGGGTGGAAAGAAAAGGGTCGGTAAGCGAGGCCGCGGGAGGCCTGCGGGAGGCTCGCAGCCGGCTGGCGACGAGGCCGCGGCTCATGTCGTCGGAATGTAGATATCCGGGATGACCTGCTGGACGTGGATGCAGGCGGCGAGGTACTGGTGGGTGTTGTCATTGCCCATGATGCCGCTCCGGAGGAGGATGGTGTGCTGCCCGGCCGTGAAACGGCGGAGGGAGGGGGAAAATTCGAGGAGCGCCGGCGCTCCGTCCCATTGGAGGTGCCTGTTTTCGCCCGTGCCGCCGTCGATATGGAGCCAGAGATCCATGTCCACGTTGCCGGAGCCGTCCGAACCGGCGACCCTGGCGCTGGCATAGAGATAACAGATGCCGTCAGCGGGAAGGGTGAAGACGAGCCGGGCGATCTCGGAGTTGTAGTTCTGACCGTTGTAGGGAGAGACAAGCAGCGTGTCGGTGAAACAGGAGACGGGGGCAAACGCCCCTGCGACGGCGATGGCGGCCGAGCGGGCGGCTGTCGTCTGGCCTGCGCTGGTCGAGACCGTGACGGCGATCTTGTGGCTGCCGGCCGTCAGGGCCGTCGCCGACAGCTCCCGGACGTAGTCCTGGGGAAAGGGAAGGCTGGCGGGAAACGTGTCCTGAATGACGGGGCTGGCAGGGCCGTCCGTGCCGTTGGGGTTGATCTGGATCAGGGAGACAGTGACCTGGGCGAGGTTGGCCGTCTGCGAGTGGACCGTCAGGGAAAACGTGAAGGGAGCGCCGGCCGTGGCGTTGGCTGGCACGCCGGCAAAGGCAATGGTCGGGAGCGGCGGGAGCGGGGGTAGCGCCGCGAAAGCGAAGGGGATGGGCGCGGCGTCCTCGGCCGGGAGCATGTCGGAGGGCGTCAGCGGCAGGAGCTTGAAGGCGCGGGTGGTGCCGGGGAGAAAGACGGCGTGGGTGAGCGCCTCAAGATCGGAGCCGGGGATGAGCCAGGCTTCGGCGCCGGAGGCGTGGGCGGCGGGCTTGGTGCCGAGCCGGCCGCGCAGGAGAGTGAGCGTGCGGCGCAGGGGATTTTGCGCGTCGATGGCGATGGCGCCGATGCTCATGATCTCGTCGTCAATGACGAGGAGGAGGGTGTTGTTGGCCTGCTCGGCGTCGGGTTGGCTCTGGAAATCGTCGTCGGCGAGGTCGAGGTTTTGCGCGTCGAAGAGGAGGGTGGCCTGAGTGGCGGCGGAGGTGAGGGCGCCGGAGGCCAGGGCGGAGGCGGCCCAGTTGTCGGAGTCGGCGAGCGTGCTCCATGCGTCGGAATTGACGGTGGGGGCGTGGAGGATGCGGGTGGCGATGACCTCGTCGCCGGTGAGCGCGGCATTGTCCGGGTTGCGGGCGAGGGGGCGGCGGATGAGGAAGGCGATCGTCGCGGGAGCGGTGGGGGAAAAATCGGTGCGGGGCAGCTCGATGATCCTCGCGGCGGTCACGGGGTCAGGGATTTTTTGCGCGAAGACGGGAGGCGGCGCGGGAGGCGGGATCGGCGGAAGTGCGCCGAAGAAGCCGTGCTCGGCTTCGAGGGTCAGCGAGGTCTTGCCGCCGGGGGTGTCGGTGCGGGAGGTGATGCGGCAGTATTTTTCGAAGAGGCCGAGCGGGGGATAGGTGAAGTCGGCGTTGTGTCCGGGGAGGGCCTGGGCGCCGGAGGTGAGGATGGCGCGGGCGGGCGGGAGTTCGATGGTCCAGGTGGCGCTGGGCCGAGGTGGCCGTGGCGGCGGCGCGGGCGGCATATTGCTCGGCCATGACGAGGTCGGTGATGGCCGGCATGTCGAGGGTGGCGGCGATCTCGCCTCCGTCGCGGGCGGCGATCGCGGAGGTGTCGCGGGCGGTGACGGTGGACTCGACGAGCTTTGCGGCGCGGTCGCGGCAGGTGACAGTGACGGTGTTGACGGCTTGCGCGGCCGGAGTGAGGGAGAGGCGGGGCTTGTCGGTGAGGTCGTAGAGGGTGATGGAGGCGCGGGGCGCAACCTTCACGGCGTCGTGAGGGTAGCGGCCGGGGGTGATGGTCGACCCGCGGATGGTCAGGTATCCGTCATAATAGGACAGAAGTTTTTTCATCGTATCGGTGACGGGCTCGGCGCGCAGGAGCTGCGGGGAGTGGTGGCCGATGTCCGCCATGACGGCCGCCGAGAGCGCCTCCCACTGCGCCGGGGTAAAATGCTCCGGGGGGATGCCGGCGCCGTAGATTTTGTTGGTCAGCAGTTCGAGGATGGCGGCGGGGAGGGACTCGCCGCGGGGGTTCCACGTCGTCGGGAAATTGCCGACCTCGGGCTGCGGGGAGCGGCGGACGAGGATGCGGGTGTTGGGGACGTTGGTGCAGTTGCGGCCGAAGTACCAGTTTTCCATGCAGCAGAGCACCTGGCCGCGGTAGGCGGGGTGCTCGTAGCCGAGGGCGGCCCATTTTGCGAGGACGGTGTTGTCCGCGGGCTGGTCGGCGCGGCCCCAGTAGAGGCGGAACTGCGAATTTATCGCGTCCTGTCTGAGGGCGATGGTGGCGCGCCAGTACGGGGAATCGGGGTTGCCGGCCGTGTGGGCGGCGCCGTCGTCGCGGCGCAGGCCGTGCTCGTCGGGGACGCCGGAGGCCGGCCAGACGATGGCCTTGTTGATCTCGATGGCGTGGATCGAGTCGATGACGCCGAGCCCGGCGATGCCGGCGACATTGGCCCGGTATTTTTTACCGTACTTGATGCTCACGCCGTGCTTTTTCTTTTTGATGGTCGTGCCGGTCAGGCCCGGCTTGCCGGTGGCGTCGATCGTGTCGGGGACGATCCAGGTGAGCGGTCTCCAGTCGAGGCCGGTCCACCAGGGGACGGGGACGCCTTTCTGGTTGGAGGAGGAGTCGGTCGCGTCCTGGTTGTAGAGGGAGGGATCGTCTGCCGCGATGTCGGCGGCGCCGTTGGCCATGCTCATGCGGAAACCTCCGGTTTCAGTCTGGAGTCTGGAGTTTCGGGTTTGGAGTTTTCTGAACCCTGAACCGGAAACCCTGAACCCTGAACCGGAGGCGGCGGAGCCGCCTCCATGATACGGGCGGCGAAGAGGACGCGCCGGAGAAAGGTCTCGTGCTCGGCGTCGTGGACGATGACGCCGGCGCCGTCGGCGGCGTGGGCGCACTGGCCGTCGCCGGTGCAGAGGGCGAGGTGGTGGGCGGTGAGGCCGGTCTGGATCGCAAGGAGGTCGCCGGGGATGAGCCGGCCGAGCGGGGGGACCGATCACGAGGGCGAGGCCGGGGGCGGTGGCCTCCATGAGCCAGCGGAGGAGGTCGGGCCGGGCGGAGTGGTGGCCGTGGGCGAGGCTGTAGCCGGCGGGCAGGGACTGATCGGCGGTGGCGCCGCACTCGGCGAGCACGGCATGGATGAAGTGGACGCAGTCGACGCCGCCTTGCGGGCCGGGGACGGCGGTGTGGGCGCGGAAGGGGGTGCCTGTCCAGCGTGCCACGGCGGCCCGGAGGGCGGGCCGGCGCTCGGGGGTGAAGTAAGGTCTCCAGGGGGGAAGGATGTCGCGCATGGCGGTGTGTGTTGTGCGGGTGGATACGCGGTCAGCCTTTTTTTCCGATCGCATCGCTGGTGTTGTAGCTGGGGAGGGAGAGGTTGTCGGGGCCGATGTGGGGATGGCCGCCGAAGTTGATGTAGTTGCCCCGCGCCTTGCAGGCGTCGGGGGTGCCGTCGCAGGCGGCCATGAGGGTGACGGGGCGGCCGGTGAGGGCGAGGGGGGCCGGGAGGGCGCGGAGGGGCGAGCGGAGGGTGATCTGGCGGGCGTTGACGCTGCCGGCGACGGCGACGATCTGCCGCACCTGCCAGTCGCCGACGGGCAGGCCGGCCTCCGGGGCGAGGGAGAGGATGAGATGGCCGCGGGCGAGCGCGCCGGTCAGCCAGACGGTGTTGGCGGGGGCGTCCGGGGTGACGGTGAGGACGGCGGCGCCGGCGCTGGCCACGGCGATGACGCCGGTGACGCGCCAGGCGGCGGCGAGGAGAGTGCAGCCGGTATCACAAAAGCGGTGATTGCACACGCCGGAGAAGACGAAGCGGGGGATCTTGTTCTCCAGGCGACCGGCGAGGGCGCGGCTGGTGGCGGTGAGGGTGCGGCCTTCGGCGGAGACTTCGGCGATGTCGCCGGTGTGGAGGGCTTCGCGGGCCTGGGTGGTGGCGACGGGAGCGGTGGCGCTGGCTCCGGGGTCGGGGCGGCAGGCATGGATTTCGATCTGGAGGGGGGCCTCCAGTTCGCCGGAGGCGAGCAGGGAGAGCGGGTTTTGCGGGAGGTTGGCCGAGAGGGTGAGCTTGAGGGCCGGGTCGGAGAGGTCCGCCGTGCGGGTGATGGTGTCGTGCTCGATGAGGGACCGGGTGTCGCCGAGCCAGGTGGCGCCCTCGAAGGTGATGTCGGTCTCCCAGTCGGTATAGCGCCAGACGGGGAGCTGGTTTTGCGCGAGGCCGGGGATGCGGAGAGTGAAGGTGTAGAGGTGGGCGCGGACGGGTTCCGCGGCGGCCAGGGCGGAGGCTTCGCCGGGGGCCTCGGTGAGGGCGATCTTCGCCTCCGCCATTTCCTGCGAGACAAACGTGATCTCCAGTGATGTAGTGGTGAACCGGTGACGACGCGGGGGCCGGTCGGGGAATTGCGGGGAGAGGGCGAGGAAGGATTGCGCGGTGGAGGCGCGGGCGTGGTGGAAGTCGAGCAGGGCGGAGATCTCCTCCCGCGAGCCGAGGGTGAGGGTATGGACAAGGGTCTGGCGCGGGGGGGCCTCGGTGAGATCGGTGGCGGGGAGGCGACCGCGCCCGATGGTCTTTTTTTCAATGGTGTCGATGGTGGCGGTCTCGACGGCGTACGCCCAGTTGGCTTCGAGGATGGCGGGCCAGTTGTCGGGGATGGCCTGGCGGGCGGGGAGCCGGATGGCGTAGCGGGCGGGCGACTCCTCCAGGAGGGTGAGCGAGACACTGGAGCCATCGGCGGTGATGCCCCGGAATTTGGGTCGCGCCTTGAGTTTGCCGACGAGGAGAGGCGCGAGCGTGGCCGTGGCCGGCACGAGCGCCGGGTTGGCGTCGAGCTGCGCGGTGGCCACGACAGAGGGCGGCGCGCCGTCGGCGGGGATCACGAGCGTCCAGGCGGCGTCGAACAGGCGGGCGGCGAGGTAGTCATCGCGCAGGAGCCGGTCGCAGGGCACGGGCAGGGCGACGAGGGCGTCGGCGAGGTTTTGGGCAAACACGTCTTCCCAGTTGTCGAGGTCGGCGGTCTCGATGTCCCAGGCGAGAGTCAGCGTGTGCCGGGCAAGGGTGTGCTCCGGGCGCCGGCTCTCGCCCGCATCGAGCCGGGTGAGGATGCCGGTCTGCACCTCGCGGGTGAGCTTCGGGCGTGTCGCCCAGTTGGGCTCGTCGAGGATGATGAGGAGGGCGGAGCCCTGGTGGTTGATCGGGTGAATCATGGGATCGGATCGGCAATAAAATCAGGTGCGGAGGCCGAGGGTGGTTCTGCCGCCCTTGACGACGCGGAGGATGTGGGCGTCGCCGTCGGCATTTTTCCGGACGACTTCCGCTTCCTCTTCGCTGCTCACGAGGATGATGGTGAGGCTGGTTTCGCGGGCGCCCTGCGGGGAAGCCGCGAAGGCGCTGCCGGCGGCCTGCGAGCCGCCCGCGGCGGGAGATTGCGCCAGCGGAGCCGGGATGGCGTTGACGCCGGCGGCGAGATCGAGCGCGCCGGTGTTGACCGCATCCATGAAACCGACGCCGTATTTCCCCACGGCGGCGGCGCGCATGACGTATTCCTGATCCGACACGCGGATGAGGTTGCTGTCGCTGGTGCCGGTGCCGGCGCCTCGGATCAGGCCGCCGGTGGCGAAGCTGCCGGCGATGGCGGCCGACATCGCCATGATGGCGACCATCGACGCGGCGAAGGCGGCGAGTCCCCACGGCCCCATCTGCGCGACACATTGCGCGCCGGCATTGGCGGTGTTGAGGGCGAGTTCACCCGTCTTCTCCGCCTTGCGCTTCTGGCCGAGGACGGTCTCCAGGGTGAAACGGGCGATCTCGCCGGCGATCCACTGCGCGAACATTTCGGCGATCGCGCTGATGACACCGTTGAGGATGGAACCGCCGATGTTGCGCAACGCCTGCCCCCAGGTCTGCGTGCCCGTAATGAGGCCCTGAATACCTTGCGAGATGCCGGAGATGGCCGAGCCGAAGGCGCTTTGCAGGCCGGCCGCCACGATGTCGCCCTCGGTGCCGATCTGCTGGATTTGCGAGAGCAGGCCGCCTTCCAGGCCCTCGCCGATGCTGCGGAAGTGCTGGCCGTCGGTGCCGGCGTCCATGCCGGCGACGGACCTGCGCAGGGTGGTGATCTTCGGCTGGGCGGGCTTCGTGGCGAGCGAAGGGTTGTCGATCTCGTGCTGCGCGGCGTCGATTTCCGCCTGGATGCGGGCGCGATCCAGCGGGTTGGCGGCGAGCGCGAGTTCCTCTTTTTTGAGCCGGACGACCTCGGCAAGCGTGGTCTGCTGACGGGTGAGCAGTTTGGCATATTCCTCCGCCTTTTGGGCCGGTGAAATATCCTCGCGGAGCGCGATCAGCTCGCGCTCGCGGGTGATCTGGTCGAGGATGTTTTGCTGGAGCTGCTGCCGGGCGGCGAGGTCTTTTGCGGTGGCGGCCTTGGCATCGGTATCGAGCTGTTTGGTGATCCGGGCGCGGTCGGCCTCGGCCTTGGCGATCTGGGTCTGGAGGTCGAGCTGCTGCGCGAGGTGGCGGTTGACGGCCTCCCGGCTGTCGGGGTCGGGCGCGGGGAGCGTGGCGAGTTTGCCCTTGAGCGCGTCGATCTGCATCCCGAGGGCGGCGTATTGGCCCTGCGGTGACAGCTTCTGGAAGTCGAGATCGGCGGCGAGGTCCCTGAGTTCGGAGAGCTTGGCGACGAGGGCGTCGATGCGGGCCTTCTCGGCGTCGGCGGCGGCCGCGGAGTCGTTGCGGGAAATGGTCTCCTGGATGCGCTCCGCATCGGTGAGCCTGTCGACGATGGCCTGGCGCAGCTGCACCTCCCTGCGGAGGGTGCCGTACGTGGATGCCTCCACTTCGGACATATACAGGCGGCCTTTCGTGGTGCCGCCCTCTACGAAGGTGGAGGAGAACTGAGCCCGGAACTCCTTCAGCTTTGCCTCCGCCTCGGCGAGTCCCTTTTGCGCGTCGGGGAGCAGGGTCCTGGCTCCGGCCTTGTCGCGGAGTTGGGCGACTTTGGCGTAGAAGGTGGCCGTAGCGATGGAGATCTTGTCGAGGGCGTCCTGGTGGCGCTGCGCAGCCGCCTCCACCGAATTGACGTAGAGATCGGCGGCGGTCTTGCCGATGGCGTAGACGCCGAAGAGGACGGCGAGCGGACCGGCAGCGGTGATGGCGGCGGTGGCGAAGCCGTTCAGGGACTGGGTGGCGCCTTTGGCGAGGGTAGCCATCGCGCCGAAAGAGCCGCGTGTCTGGAGCAGGCGAGTGTTGAGGGCGTGGATCTCGGAGAAGGAGCGGCCGGAGAGGGAGACGGCGAGGGTGCGGACGGGGTTGATGGCAGCCATCGCCGTCTCGCCGAGTTTGTTGATGATGGCGGGGACGGCGACGAGACCGACGGCGGCGACGCCGACGCCGCCGAGGTTTTGCGAGAGGGCGGCGGCCGCCTCCGCGCCCGTCTTGAGGGCCGGGGCGAGCAGGGAGGCGAACGGGGTGGCGGCGGTGCGGACGGACTCGCGGACGGCGTTGACGGAGCGGCCGAGCTCGATGAGGGAGTCGCCGGTCTGGCCCGCCGTCTGGCCGGAAGCGGCAAGCTGGGCGTCAAACTGGGTCGCCTGCTGGCCGAGCTGGCGCAGGGCGCCGAGGAGAGCGCCGCCGGTAAGGAGCGCGCCCCATTTGCGGATGGCCACGTCGCCGTTGCTGATGGAGGTTTTGAAGCGGTCTGCGGCGAGGGCGTTGCGCGAGAACAGGCCAGCGAGCGGGCCGAGGCGCTGCTGGAGGCCGGAGAGGGCGTTGGCGGTGCGGTCCGCGCCGGCAGTATCGGCGTTGACCTTGACGTTAATTTCGAGATTGTTCCCGCTCATGAAATCCTTTTTGGCAGGGCTGGTGCTGGTGTTGCTGGTCTCCGGATTTTTTGTCGCATTCGCGGTTTATCCGGAGTTCCGGAGCGTGGTGATCGGCGTGACTGTCGGGTTGTTCGCGCTGGCATGGGGTATCGGGGCGCATTTGCAGAACAGGTATCACAACGAGCGTTGCCGCCGGGAGGGACGCAGCCCCTGGGCCTTGTGATGGCTGATTACCGGCGGGCGCGGCGCATGTCGGCCGCACGCTTTTCGGAGACGGCGGCCGCTTGCCTGATAATCAGGTCGAGGTCGAAGAGGGTGCAGCGGTCGAGGTAGTCGGCGCCGTATCCCCATTCGACGAGGCGGGTGTAGGCGAGTCCCCAGGATTCTTCGGACTCTCGAAGGGCGGCCTCCAGTTCGGCGGCCTGATCGCGCCGGGCGTGGCAACGGTCACGGTGGAGCCGGGCGTGAAGGAAGCCGGAATCGCGAACAGGTCCTTGAGCATGCTGCCGATTCCGGCCAATGATTTTTTTAGCTCGTCCCCCGTGTTGAGCCGGAGGGCGATGTGGATGATCTCCAGTTGGTCGGCGAGATCGAGGTCGTCGATCTGTTCGGGGGTGAGGCCGGTGCTGGCGGTGATGAGTCTTTCGACGAGGTCGAAGGCGCTCATGAGGATCGCGGGCAACCCGGCGGGATTGGCCAGCAGGACCTCCAGCGAGGCGGGGTTGTTGATGCAGTGATACGCAAGTGCGAGCAGGAACTCGCGGGCGGGCTTGGCCTGCATGCGGCGGACGTCGACGGAGGTAATGTCTCCCAGCGGGAGAGAGAGAGGGTGGCGCCGGGTGCGCTGTTTGAGTGTTTCGGACACGGGAGGAAAAATTAAGAGTTAAGAATTAATAATTAAGAA harbors:
- a CDS encoding CRISPR-associated protein, which gives rise to MSTKLDLATLQSAVRGTAAAFRSRSTLQPAAGDGTKVFPPTYDKAAYATEERRVRQPDGTIKTIPCVLLDSVQAQANRLEDALQAAIDAGRFSSSPIPVVQVDFPNENLLNAVGKITSLQAPHRIADAILRDSLLDDKPFRKSETGEKLDHVSLQNATALYELCPTALVFGIWDSTGPKGGLGAKFQRAFVSEVVGINVIKGAKTSSRIDPLGIQKQAGPVFRTPEHSITLDATQALQSSGKPILFGKRKGKDVTYNLKDATFPDEGRPSAANHGNIVPSVSEGGVTLDYAEQTAVLSLPALRRLHFPLANGTRSQEIDAAGQTVLAALALTAAALASETGFDLRSRCLLWPTGSLTWELLDKPGAAPTPLTIDADNAIKVLAEAVTAAEALGLKWRKEPLKLTPSPQLITLLRRSQELAATGAAETEE
- a CDS encoding CRISPR-associated protein, producing MLALGIHYLTGYATATSVGSRDEAEWPPHPGRVFMALVAALYETKPHPGDTDSASLWQEEHTALEWLEALEAPSLKVSEHFDKRAVVTSYVPVNDKLSLPANKQPRTFPKVRPHDPNVFLVWPDATPSNSHKNALQRLCGKVTRIGHSSSLVQMWRVPEGEEPAPDLHPVATPSRGSKAVHLRIPTAGCLRELQQQFNGDAIDRFFDLSVRISSSRGKAKREAEATFAAEFGTKWTRSLPPPTRLRPMLTITRPYVRSRPAAAVISHGCFDSDLLILAKQDGPNLGLESTAALTDALRGALLKSCGEDAPEWLTGHRARGVPSERTHAALLALAFAGFPHADGHLLGLAIAFPRDLPARERGRVLRPFLYDQDGLPAEIRLTLGKLGVWTLRQEERTVPPLTLRPETWCQTAEPTDTWASVTPVVLNRHPKLDPYPDRAAWFAEISDIIATSCEHSGLPRPVEIDLDKTSWHEGAPRARPGAGGFPLLLGKPSAPARQQIHVWLRFANPVQGPARAGESTEKGRTGWKEKGR